In Candidatus Hydrogenedentota bacterium, the DNA window TCGCGGCCAATGCAACATCGGACAGCAACACGAACTGCCAGAAGTCATCATCCTCCTGCGGTTCTTTGCAGGAAACGGCTTCCGTTCGGTCCACGGAACGGATCGAAGCAATCGGAAGCATGAAACCAGAGAGTCCATTGAAGATGGCTTTTACCCAGGAACAACGCGCGCGGTACGAGCGCAACGTGCTTATTCCGGGTCTCGGCGAGGCCGGGCAGGAACGGCTTGCGGCGTCGCGCGTGGCGATTGTGGGCCTGGGCGGCCTGGGGAGTCCGGTGGCGTTGTACCTGGCGTCGGCGGGCGTGGGCACGCTGGGCCTGTTCGACTCGGACGTAATCGAATTGTCGAACCTGCAACGGCAGGTGCTGCATTCGACGCCGCGATTGGGCCAGCCGAAGATCGATTCCGCCGCGGAAACGCTCCGGGCGTTGAACCCGGAGGTGAGGCTGCACACGTCGCAGATGCGCATTTCCCGGGAAAATGCGGAGGATACCTTGTCGGCCTACGACGCGGTTGTCGAAGCGACCGACAACTTCGAGTCGAAGTACGTGATTAACGACGCGTGCGTGGCGCTGGGCAAACCGTTCGCGACGGCGGGTATTCTGGCGCTTTCGGGCCAGGCGATGTTTGTGGTTCCGGGGCAGACCGCGTGTCTGCGGTGCGCGGTGCCGCACGTCCCGCAAGGCGTCCCCACGACGGGACAATTGGGCGTGCTCGGGGCCGTGCCGGGCATTTTGGGCAGTGTCGAAGCGATGGAGATAATTCGGTGGATTATCGGATGCTGGAAGCCGCAACCAAACGGTAGCGGTCTT includes these proteins:
- a CDS encoding HesA/MoeB/ThiF family protein encodes the protein MKPESPLKMAFTQEQRARYERNVLIPGLGEAGQERLAASRVAIVGLGGLGSPVALYLASAGVGTLGLFDSDVIELSNLQRQVLHSTPRLGQPKIDSAAETLRALNPEVRLHTSQMRISRENAEDTLSAYDAVVEATDNFESKYVINDACVALGKPFATAGILALSGQAMFVVPGQTACLRCAVPHVPQGVPTTGQLGVLGAVPGILGSVEAMEIIRWIIGCWKPQPNGSGLLHRVDGETMRLHTMRIPRRPNCNCVNQGLTQAKRSVDVSVPDLHNDTPDATDE